A window of Bacteroidia bacterium genomic DNA:
TGCATAAATATACTGAAAATCAATGTGTTGTTAATTTTTTATCGAATAAATTATTAACAATCAGTAACTTACAAAAGATAGGGCTTATTAGACAAACTGACGATAGAGGCAAGTAGCCCACAGGACCCCTACGGCTTTAGCCTAGGGGGACGAGGACTACAGCCGATAGCGTGACCCGAACGCCTGTGCATATTTGTTGGGGGCTTAATAAAAAGCTATTTGGGCGGAGGGGGCCCGCATACTTGAAATACTAAAATTGATTCGATTAGATTGATTTTTACAGCATATCCTTTTTTAGACTGATTTAGCAGGCAATTGGTCGGTAATTTAGATAAACTGACGAAGGTCATACCTGATTCTGACTGCACTCATGCTAGAGCCCATAGGGCAAGATAGTTTTGTCCCAGCAATTCAACCCATACAAATGAGTGCATTATACTTTTTAATCGGAACAAGCTTAGTCGTAGCGGCTGGGTTTTTGGGGGCCTTCTTTTGGGCCATGACCCGAGGGCAGTACGAAGATGATTATACCCCATCTGTGCGTATGCTTTTTGAAAACGAAACAGCTACGAAATCTATTAATCCTAAAATTTAATCAACCATGGAATTAGAAAAATTCTCCTATGACAATAGTATTGTCAGAAAATTTGCCTACGCCTCAATCCTTTTTGGTGTGGTAGGTATGCTAGCCGGATTGTACATTGCACTCCAGCTAGTTTTTCCCGCGTTAAACCTGGGCATAAGTTTTACCACTTTCGGAAGGCTTAGACCACTGCATACCAATGCCGTGATTTTCGCATTTGTAGGTAATGGTATTTTTATGGGGGTTTATTATTCACTTCAACGACTTGTTAAGGCAAGGATGTTTAGTGATTTTTTAAGTAACCTGCATTTTTGGGCCTGGCAATTAATTATTGTAGCAGCTGCCATTACTCTTCCTTTGGGTATTACTACAGGTAAAGAGTATGCAGAGTTGGAATGGCCGATTGATATTGCTATTACCTTGGTTTGGGTTGTTTTTGGAATCAACATGTTTGGTACTATTCTTACCCGCCGCGAGCGTCACTTGTATGTAGCCATTTGGTTTTACATTGCTACATTTGTTACGGTTGCGGTTCTGCACATTGTTAACTCCTTTGAAATTCCGGTTACTTTATTTAAAAGTTACTCCTTTTATGCAGGTGTTCAAGATGCCTTAGTACAATGGTGGTATGGACATAATGCGGTGGCATTTTTCCTTACAACTCCATATTTAGGATTGATGTACTATTTTATCCCGAAAGCGGCGAATCGTCCGGTATATTCTTATCGTTTATCTATTATTCACTTTTGGGCATTAATCTTTTTGTATATCTGGGCAGGTCCTCACCACTTGTTGTATACCGCTCTTCCTGATTGGGCTCAATCGTTAGGAACGGTGTTTTCGGTTATGTTAATTGCTCCATCCTGGGGAGGTATGATTAATGGATTATTAACCTTGAGAGGTGCTTGGGACAGGGTTAGAGAAGATGTGGTGTTGAAGTTTATGGTGGTGGCTGTTACCGCTTATGGTATGGCAACCTTTGAAGGTCCAATGTTGTCTCTTAAAAACGTAAATGCCATAGCGCACTTCACCGATTGGATTATTGCTCACGTTCACGTTGGTGCCTTGGGTTGGAATGGTTTCCTAACTTTTGGTATTCTGTATTATTTGATTCCAAAAATGTTCCGTACGGAGTTGTATTCCAAAAAACTAGCAAACTGGCATTTTTGGTTGGGAACCTTGGGTATTATTTTCTATGCCATTCCAATGTATTGGGCCGGTTTTATGCAAAGCTTAATGTGGAAAGACTTTACTCAAGAAGGGTTGTTGAAATATCCTAACTTTTTGGAAACAGTTACCCAAATTATGCCGATGTATGCTGCAAGGTCATTGGGTGGAACATTGTATTTGTTAGGTGTTCTTTTGATGGTGTATAATGTGATTAAAACGGTATCACAAGGTTCATTCCTTGCTGATGAGCCTGCTGAAGCACCTGCTTTGGCCCCTGTTTATGTAAAACATGGCAGCGAACACTGGCACCGTTGGATTGAAAGAAAACCTATTCAATTCCTGGTGTTGAGTTTGGTGATGATTTTAATTGGAGGTATCATTGAAATGGTTCCAACCTTCTTAGTAAAATCAAATATCCCAACTATTGCAAGTGTTAAACCATATACTCCATTGGAACTTCAAGGTCGTGACGTTTATATCCGTGAAGGTTGTTATGTATGTCACTCACAAATGGTAAGACCTTTCCGTTCAGAAACCACCAGATATGGTGAATATTCAAAAGCCGGAGAATATGTATATGATCACCCTTTCCAATGGGGATCTAAACGTACCGGTCCGGATTTGCACCGTGTTGGAGGAAAATACCCTGATTCATGGCATTATAACCACATGTTAGATCCATCTTCGATCTCTCCGGGTTCTATTATGCCAACCTATCCTTGGTTATTAGACAATGATTTAGATACCAGCACAACTGCTGCAAAAGTTAGAGCTATGCAAACCTTAGGTGTTCCTTATCCTGAAGGTTACGATGGGTTAGCTAACAAAGATTTAATGCATCAGGCAGATAGTATTGCCGGAAACCTTAAAAAGGATGGTGTTTCAACTGCCAGCAATAAAGAAATTGTTGCCTTGATTGCTTATTTGCAACGCCTGGGTACTGATATTAAAGGAAACAAAAAATAAGAGAAACCATGAAATTCATTAACTATCTATCGACTATAGGGGGAATTGAAATTTATCCAATGATTTCTCTCTTCATCTTCTTCACCTTCTTCACAGCCCTTCTATTCTTTGTGTTTACAGCGGATAAAGGCTACTTGAAAAAACTGGAGAACATTCCATTTGAAAACGAATAATTCACACCTAAATCATTCAATCATGAAATCAGGTAAAAATAAATTGAACATCATCAAATGGGCTAATCCAAAAGCTATGCTTTCTCTAGCCTTAGTTGCAGGTTTAAGCCTCAACGCAATGGCTGAAGAGGTTGCACCTGTAGCCGCTGCCGAGCCCACTGTTTATAGTAATCCTTTGTTTATTGGTCTGCTTGTTGCCATCCTCTTCCTATTGGTGGTAATTATTGTAATGGCCGATGTAGTAAAAACTTCAGCCTACCATCGAGTAGAGGTGGAAAAAGCAAAAAAAGATAAGGATAATTCAAGCTTAAAAGCTATAGTTGCCTTCATTCTTTTGGGCGGTTTTTCTTTCACTGCCTCCGCTGAAGAAGTAGCTACTAAGGCTGTAAGTTCCACCTGGGACAACTACATGGGCTTAGATGCGGTGACCTTTTACTTTA
This region includes:
- the ccoN gene encoding cytochrome-c oxidase, cbb3-type subunit I, translated to MELEKFSYDNSIVRKFAYASILFGVVGMLAGLYIALQLVFPALNLGISFTTFGRLRPLHTNAVIFAFVGNGIFMGVYYSLQRLVKARMFSDFLSNLHFWAWQLIIVAAAITLPLGITTGKEYAELEWPIDIAITLVWVVFGINMFGTILTRRERHLYVAIWFYIATFVTVAVLHIVNSFEIPVTLFKSYSFYAGVQDALVQWWYGHNAVAFFLTTPYLGLMYYFIPKAANRPVYSYRLSIIHFWALIFLYIWAGPHHLLYTALPDWAQSLGTVFSVMLIAPSWGGMINGLLTLRGAWDRVREDVVLKFMVVAVTAYGMATFEGPMLSLKNVNAIAHFTDWIIAHVHVGALGWNGFLTFGILYYLIPKMFRTELYSKKLANWHFWLGTLGIIFYAIPMYWAGFMQSLMWKDFTQEGLLKYPNFLETVTQIMPMYAARSLGGTLYLLGVLLMVYNVIKTVSQGSFLADEPAEAPALAPVYVKHGSEHWHRWIERKPIQFLVLSLVMILIGGIIEMVPTFLVKSNIPTIASVKPYTPLELQGRDVYIREGCYVCHSQMVRPFRSETTRYGEYSKAGEYVYDHPFQWGSKRTGPDLHRVGGKYPDSWHYNHMLDPSSISPGSIMPTYPWLLDNDLDTSTTAAKVRAMQTLGVPYPEGYDGLANKDLMHQADSIAGNLKKDGVSTASNKEIVALIAYLQRLGTDIKGNKK
- a CDS encoding CcoQ/FixQ family Cbb3-type cytochrome c oxidase assembly chaperone, producing MKFINYLSTIGGIEIYPMISLFIFFTFFTALLFFVFTADKGYLKKLENIPFENE
- the ccoS gene encoding cbb3-type cytochrome oxidase assembly protein CcoS → MSALYFLIGTSLVVAAGFLGAFFWAMTRGQYEDDYTPSVRMLFENETATKSINPKI